gcatccatcaattttcagctaaatcagttcaacccatcttgagttataaatagtgtaactaacacgactttcttttatatatatagatactatgTACTTACTGattgtgaataatttaatttgtgtatttttaacagtaaattgaaattaagtaaaagaCATTAAGAAAATGAACCTTAACAATtacataatgttaaattgCATTCTTATTGAAGCACTACTTGTTATAATCTATGaggttgtttttaaaatgggTTATCTATGGGCGATAGTTGTCGATGTATAACCGCAATTACGCGGAGGCTGCGCACACGGCGCTGCAGAGCGTGCACGAGGCGTGCGCGGGCGTGCGtggtgcgcgtgcgcagctCGCCGTGCTGCTGTGCGGCGAGGACGTGCGCCGCAACCTGCCGCGACACAACATGCGTCTGCACTCATATGTAGACAGGTCACCACATACAATGTCTAGATATTACGTctaaagataattttgtttatagctAAAAGGCTATCTGAACCGGTTCattataagtcaaactaatttatgatagcacactagcgccctcctgtcaTCGTCAAAAAAATACTAGATTCTGTTTGTACTGTCACCTACAGtcatttctttgttattttcctATGTCTACTTACCTAAAACCTACCGcgacagcagcgcctctcagcggttcagatttttttttaataaaccccTATTTAAGGAAATAGCGCGATGAACATCAAATTTTACACTGATAAAGTTAATGGGTATTCAACTATTATTAGCTTTTACACCCGACTTCGtccgtacaaaaaaaaaacttgaaaagtAATTGTGTGTtcgtccagactatgttctaaatttatgccaaatttcatcaagatcagtttatccgttttggagatacatccatccatccatttatttatctaaacgttcgcatttataatatttcatgaATTATAGTCGAATTTCGACCAACGGATCTGATTATTAGATGAAACCACCAGAGATTGTAGTATGAAATAACCTATATACTATGAAATATGAATAGGTCTTACGTATAACAAGctatattaactttttaatatgtgtttaaaaaaataaaggcaaCTTTTGACTTTGTAGGATCATCGCGAGCGAGTCTGCTGCCTCATTAGTAACATCACCAGCGCTTGAAGgttaacattttcattaataaaagcatattatttttttataagacacatggaacataaaaacttataaaaccatgtattaaggaaattataaaattgctacataaaataattttgttatgtattttaatatgccGTGATCTCTTTTGTACTAAAGAATAActactattattaaatgaatacaataaatataagtaaatctggtcaattataactttataacatCGTAAATAAAGAACCTAATAATGATTAATTCTGGTTGAATCTTCtccctctctctctctctctctctctcttgtACTATACTTACTGGTATAAGTTTTCCTTTTTGAATAAAGAGTTcgacgagtttttttttattttactaaattatatttaaatttgtttgtccatagaattaatattaacattttgttgaTGTGTTTTGTTCAGAATCTGTATTCTCTGAGTCGCTGAAGTCGTCCCGCAGCGGTGTGAGTATGGCGAGCGGATACACCAAGCGGCTCTCAGCCTTCCGCAGAACTCTCGCGCCCAAAGTCGGCGAGCAGAGTGTTAGTACACACTCTTCTAAATACGACATGTTCTTGTAgttttttacttcatttacatacatacaaaacataaatttccaattttaaaaatttgtactatcttttgtccgcgactttgtctgtgcagaatttaaaaaaagggagAAAAGTAACtcctgtgccaaattttaatgatatatgtTGAACCGTTGCGGAGTTTACgagtaaataactaaattaaacatatactAAAGGAATCGTATACATTTCCGAGATCATAGTTAGCGtatatgttcttccacactatgttctacatctatgccaaatttcatcaagatccatgcatatcttgtaataaacatccatccatccattcatacatccaaacattggcATACTAAGATTTTGATAATCATAACAACGAGtgttttaatatgattttacattttacagaTAGCTGATGATATTCCTGATCAAggtgaatatttataaactagatgtcgcccgcgactccgttcgcgcggaattaaaaaaaaacttaattcagCCTTTgtgttgttccagactatgatctacatctatgccaaatttcatcaagatctgttgaacttTTACGGAgagacaaacatccatccatccatccatataaagattcgcatttttatttatttatttatttacaatacaataataacctaaaatagaactatgtcccacaaaattttataaaataattatttaattaattaattttatgttacctATTACtaagaagtttttttataacatcctgtatggtattttaatatgacttattttttatcgaaGCTCGAAGATCGACGGTTTCTCTGCGCGTCATAAATCTGGGCATCAGGGAGCCCCAACTGACTGAGTCTTCTGACATCTGCACCACCAGGTCCAGAGCATTCCATTGACTATCGAAAcatcgatttattttaatcaacttATATTTGTGTGCTTTTTGCAATGTTATTTTGTGTCattttgctttataaaatttacattcgaTATTTAgagattgttttatttgattgtttatccTTCTGACTTATTGTGGGTtgctgagaccaaaatctacatttaaaacacattgttatctctgttttatgcAGATTTTGATGTCGGAAACCATCCGTTAGATGAAAATTTCTTTTCCCTGTAATAAACCTGGTTATAACACAGGTTtagaatacaataaaaattgcaaaataccacgtaaacaaacaaacgcaATATCGTGCGTAAAGTAACCTGAGTATATAAAATGATAGGAGTGATTAATTATTGATAGCGTTTTCACGCCCCCccaaattattaactttataaacatcgttattacttatattcaattttaaaatataatttttctaataactTCACGAATTTCCTTCCTTGGTGAAAcatcacaatttatttttgaaagttttttttaaagtaatggTTTCTGTATGAATAATACgcattgttataataattcatttttattaacatcatcattctaattttgaaatatacatCACAATactgtcttttaaaataaacatgtaaacaATGTCTGAATCTGGcaagatatataattttaaacacaatGGATCAGGTGGGATTCGGAACAAtctataatgaaatataattcgtAACTTTTCTTTCATGCAAATGTTAACTATACAAGCTGTCTACTTTAATTACGTGCTAAAGAAAGTATTGTGTTAAGTAAGCTCTAGTTAAGGTACATTTTCATGTACCCGGAACATTTCATTTCACAAACActagaaaatatttctactACATCACACTCTAAAAACAGATtttgacaataatttaaaagtaaatcaaaacatatacttatttcattaatttgtcatgaattaataagataaagttaaaataattatgcattatttatacaaatcagGAACTATAATCAGAACTTTGTCTAGTTATTGATAAGAAAATAGgccatataaaatgtaaaaagatcTTATTTAAGTGCATCTcttctagttttttttgtcaatttttttgaaaatagtaatatgtaaataaattccaaTGTAAATACTTCAACGAGCTTAAAaagtagataaaataatacatcacAATACTAAGTATGCTCTGGGCCCCATTGAtgaatagtaaaattaatagttataaatatgacaCCACATGCATTCCATTacaaaatttgaaatgaacACCAAATGTTGTCATGGAATTTACATAACAAAGTAAATGTAAGCAAATGCCTGtcgtaattttacaataaatcagttttcaatttatctaatttttatcTAACACATAATTGTGGcaatttataatactatagtGATTCTAACACTGTTTATACAATCTACTTCATAAGATAGTTTCACTGTGTAATTTACATTccaaaacatagaaaattagCTACTCCACAAATAGGACATAGTGGCTGGAATAAGAACTGCCAAAACCAAATAACATTGGGATTTCAATAGTGAGCAAGCCATGAGTTGACCTGCAGAGACTCCGCTTTGTCGCATGATGTGCTCGACCACGCTTCACTTCACGTCGCCATATTGGCCTTTCACTTATTTCAAACAGTGTTAGAATATCAAAACGTCATAAGTCAGGGAAACGCAGAGGATCTTCTACATAATCTTCAggtataacaaataaatcagcAGGTATATTATCACGGAAATCAAATTtttgaaaagtaatttttgcAGTAACTGTTGGTAGAATTGGTATATCAATTTTGACTGGGAAACCCTTGGGTAACTTCATGGCTACAAATTGTCGTAACTTAGCGAAATGTTTGAAAGGGGCTATTACTtccaaaacatttaataacatgTCCACACTTAGTGGGAACTCATCACTCATTGCAATAGTCGCCCGGAAGTTCCTTGAGGACTCTTTGTAAACTAGCTCCCTTCCTAAACTGGGATACTGTCCTGGAGGAGATGCAATATAAGTCTGCCAGTTCACTCCACTTTCTGGAGGAGGATTTAAAGATGCACGCCGAGTTGGCTCACCATTAGTGTCCAAATTTTGTGTGTTACCTTTTGTAAGACTTTCAATGATTGctttatttttctgtaaatCATCAGTTGATAAATGCTCTCTACGTTTTCGAGATTCCAGTACTAGCCCTGTGATTGTGTAGATATCACTTTTGTATAGACCGGCAACGGTTTCTTTGCGATCTTCACGAAATATCCAACCAGACTGAGCcctagaaaataatatacctTTGGTAGACATCTGTGCAGCTAGAATATCACTTGACATTAATATATCCACCTCATcttcaatttcattttctGTTTCTTCATATCGAACTCTTTGATATACCTTAGCTTTATTGTCTAAAACGGTTAAAGCCTCACCCTGTGGCTTTTCgccttgaaatataaatgaaatatcacCTCTCTCCCATTTCATATCAGAAAAGTCCACCAATGTAGTATCCAGCCTGATGCCAGAGCCCGATTTATAGATTTTACAGACATCAGAAGGCAATATTCTGGAAACTAATGGAACCCATGAATGAAAATCCCACTTGAGTTCCATGTAGAAATCTTGTATTTGAGCAAGGGCTCTAATTAGGTCAGGCCTTCTTCGGTCCATTTGCTCTCTGGCTTGTTGCTTTAATTTGCGAACAAGTGAGGATATTGTCTGTCTGTCACCATAACTGATAGCCTCTGCGAGAGGCGACCAGCCAGCAAGGTTTTTGACTTTGACTGGTGCACCATGAGCCAGAAGAAGTTGTACACATTCCTTGCGCCCCAGCATAACTGCCAAGTGCAGAGCAGTATTGCCATGTTTATCTTTGCAAGTGATGTCATTGAATCTTAGTAATGAAGATAGTTTACGTACGTCTCCAACGAAAACACATTCGTGTAAAGGGAACGTTTCTTCCTCTTTTTTACAGACGGAATTAGACATTGCGTGCGTGCCTATTGTGTCAATTCATTACTTACATTAGTcactaattacaaaaaaatcttcagtaaaaatgaataaatatctAATCAAAGAGATAAGATTAGTTTCAGAGAAATTACCAATATCGTACACATGATTTCGGTTAGTGTCCAATTCGATTCAAGAAACTATCATAATATTTCATGTTTCTCTGCCTAACACAAAAACTGTGATATGTATACAACTCGCTGGcactaaaatataatcttcattttaatatttaataatttaattggttTATTGCACTAATTTACATCGAACAGTTGCAGCTAATTGAATGACAGTGACACACTGACGGCAGCTGTCAATGTTATCAGGCCAGTGACACACGGCgatcttttaattttcattttatgttgttttgtaCAGATAAACAGATCTAACACAATTCTCGTTTCTTAttcttatgtataaaatattaataaatgataagtaattaaattatttcacattaatTGCACTGTATGATATGGACAAATTAAGTACGCTGTCTTTTTTCAATTAGTCTAGGCAAAGCCCACAGGAAAGGTGATCATTTTAAATGatacatttattatgatttaaaatgataaataaaattaagattacaataaataagtgCAAGCACGCTATCTGGGCAAGCATGCTCTTCGGTTCACACATCTCACCACAACAGCtgcatacaaaatatattgctgCTTTTATGATACTAAACGAGATTATGTCAGATGTTAGCTGAAGTACTCGTGAGATATATGTACCTCCGGAATTTTAGTTGAGCCGAGAGAATGGGAATGGATCGGAAGAAGGAGGAAAAAGAAGAAAGGATAATGGCTCCTGCACAACTTCGAGAAGTCGGAGAAGCATATATTGCTTCAAAGCTTGTTCGAATCGCTATGGAAATTTTGTTATTCAGTAGATTAGTTAAAGAGGCGTAAGCGAATGTGATGAAGAAGACGATTGCTTTGAAAATGCCGGGCAGAAAACAGGCATAGCTGTCGCTTGGGAAGACTGGGTGTATCTTGGGAAGCAAAAATcgtaattataacaatataactgATGGTTGTGATGCCCTACGGGATTATTAATGGTTCAGATAAGTACACTATGTGCGTGCTTATTGACAGGAGTTATAGAgaagataacattttatcgTTTTGGCTTGATGCGGAAAAAcgttaataagttaaaaattatttttatgaaattacacGAGAATACGAGGGATTTAGAGAACATTAAtgaagaaaacattattttaaaaatacataaacgcAAAAAGAAGAAAAGTTGGAAAAAGAGGAGAGATGGATTCGCAAAATCCAATAAGTTTGTTAAACTTGATTACGAAAAATAGAAGTTATCGTGATTATCTAAAATGTTGTGGTCGCTGATATAAATAGCGACGACGGTCATTAGAAAATCGTTACAGTTGTGATCGttacatttgcattttttaaagttactaaGGTGAATTAAATTAGGTATTAGTGGTGTTCAAAATGTTGccaaaattatgaatttactCACCTgataaggaaatatttttctataggCAGCAAATAggacattatttaaattccatCACCCAAAAGCATAAGTAGCAGTAGTGGGTACAAAATATCTCGGCTTTCTTTCTCTTTAATGATGATCGGAGGTGGCTGCGCGTACGGACAGGGTGGTGCCGCGCCACAGCACGAGTACTGACATGATACtgtgtaaatctaaaattaaacaaatcaatGTAAATTATCTCTTActcctaaaatatttaaaccaagttattgtttttacgCTCACATTTAAAACGaagacaaaaacaaaacaaattaataaaaatttggaCGACATTTTTCGTAGCGTGTGGCAGACATTACTGactttttcaagttttatacatatatttctgTGCAATTTTCAACACAATATTGAGTAATAAACattactgaaatatttttatttgtaagtagaaaatattatacgaCATTTAGGCACGTAGGAATTGCTGACTATTACGAAAACTGTCCGCGCTACGCttctttaagttttttctaaAGTAAATTAGCAAACATACATAGTAAGTATgtggtatttttttagaaatagtGAATACAGTATGGTAATCTTAATTAAACAACAGAAAAAGGTAATATGAATAGTGTTGTTGCATTAAACCACGAATTAAGTTTATGATGTTAATCCTACTACagaaaaatagattaaaacaggtaaaaaaaaaatactactttCAAATAGACCAGTAAAAGCTGGCACAGGCGATCTATCACCAACATTACGGATTAATCATAATTAATCGTTGATCTGCTAAGAGCATGAAAATCTCTTAAAGGATTTGCCAGAATCAATGAAGGCAACTGCTACTCGAAACATTTTAGTAGTGACTTAAGCACCTCTTTCGTAcatatttctgtaaaaaaaatctacactaGTAGGGGTATTCCTTAGCAACTGACTGTGAGTGCGGCATATTACTATATGCCATCagggaattaaaattaaacgcaATACTTCAATCATTCATCAACTCTTGATATTTGACTTTTTCCTTTACCACATGATATTTTTCccatattttacttaaaatcttaatgatatcttaaaattacCGTCCATACCTATACTCATGGTGTTCTAAAACTCGTTTATAAACGTAAAATTGTACTTCAATTATACTTGCTGTTATTATTCCTAGATGTCGTTGATGTCGTTGTTTTGAAGCGGTGTGTAAAGTTGACAGATGCGCAAAGTGTGATATTTAAgattattgttacattttctttgaatttcgaggaaaataacatttacagatgttataaaattaattgaacgTTTGGCATTTAACCGCTTAGTTGGTTTACATTCCGATGCTGTGATGGTTTTTcttgtttgaagatatttaaaaacattgttttgctTCATTGAATcgtaatttatattgattGTGCATAAATTGTGAATTTGTTTCTAACACATGAATTTCGTATGCTACAAAAGACGCAAAATatagttacatttattatgttcatggaaataattaactttttctgtagttttaataatattatttattaagtggGTAATCCGGCTTTACTAACAATTAACAGTGCATCTCGAGTGTTGAAGAAGATCATTGCAATAAAGGCAACAACTTTACAATGTAagtttcttaaatttaataattttacaggtATTTAATGGAGCATGAATAACTACTAACCATTTttcgtattttaacatttatagttGTTATCTACTTAACAATACCTTTGTCTAattggtttaaaaattatagaataaaaaacacacacgCAGTAAAACTGTTTGTAGTTTTGTGGTATGATGTCTTACTCTATCatgtatgttttaattaatatataaataaacaaataattaaccCTGATGTTGTTACACTgaaatgtgataaaaattaatgtttgacatgaatttttaatacttacaccagaaataattcatttaataagGCGAtccatattttaacaatttctatTCCTTTCAGTTaagaataatttcaaataataaattattattttgattatttttacatatagtgtttaatatgtaaaataaaatgttgattggaaaaataatgtttacaagTTGGTTAATAGTTTATCTGTAAGGTTATCACTCAAGTCAGTTTTAATAGTGAGATGTTTTTCCTTTTGTTAAGATGGAAtacatttctttgttatttatgttactttcatcttaaaataaagatttataataatagtttctTTTCAAGTTTAACATGTTTCGGTTAGTCTGTGAAGATGTTGAGTTACTTGTTCAATCTAATCTCCCCATTTCCCATGTAGGTAGGTAGTCTTTACTAAGAAGATAGGGGAATCTCTGTTGTTTCTTCAACacatttctttgttatttatgtatttcaatttaataaaaataaaaaaaacctatatattatagtaaaattagagtaaataagaatattttactttattctagTATTTCGGACctattttttcagtttttgACTCTGCACTCAAGATAATGAGCAGCAAAATCTTcagtcaaataaattttaactatatattcaccccctaacttggggtaggcccCGAGCCCCTCattggggatgtatagtgagctgatgatgatatattcaAAGAGGTTAAACATAGTTGgtatgatatgaaaaaaaaacaaatgatcaATGCACATTCTATTTCGTGTTATGTCTATGTCTGCATTTTACATTCAAGGTCACATTATGGGGCATATGTCAAGGTTATTATTGGATTTGTTTTTGgttatatacaaattatagtatgcaatatatatattttttcacattttctaaatatattaaaattcttgactttttatgaaaattcttGTAACTTGTGGATGACATTGTTATAGTTGCATCAGCTTTTtttccacaaaaaaaaaaaaataataataattaagagttacaaaaataaaacatttcttctGTTTTACGAATTgactttgatttttatatcagATCATATATACTGACTGACGTCAGAGTTAGTTGCCATTGAGATTAAGATCGTTAGACTTGTATCTTATCGTATTGGATAATATTGCATTTCGgcgaatatttgtaaaatataaatctatatttattactgcaGGATAGCGATGGTGCTTACGTGCTCGTACTCAGTTCACCACTGCTACAATGCATAGACTACTTCAACAATAACTAGGTATAAAC
This sequence is a window from Papilio machaon chromosome 3, ilPapMach1.1, whole genome shotgun sequence. Protein-coding genes within it:
- the LOC106712308 gene encoding ankyrin repeat domain-containing protein 13C is translated as MSNSVCKKEEETFPLHECVFVGDVRKLSSLLRFNDITCKDKHGNTALHLAVMLGRKECVQLLLAHGAPVKVKNLAGWSPLAEAISYGDRQTISSLVRKLKQQAREQMDRRRPDLIRALAQIQDFYMELKWDFHSWVPLVSRILPSDVCKIYKSGSGIRLDTTLVDFSDMKWERGDISFIFQGEKPQGEALTVLDNKAKVYQRVRYEETENEIEDEVDILMSSDILAAQMSTKGILFSRAQSGWIFREDRKETVAGLYKSDIYTITGLVLESRKRREHLSTDDLQKNKAIIESLTKGNTQNLDTNGEPTRRASLNPPPESGVNWQTYIASPPGQYPSLGRELVYKESSRNFRATIAMSDEFPLSVDMLLNVLEVIAPFKHFAKLRQFVAMKLPKGFPVKIDIPILPTVTAKITFQKFDFRDNIPADLFVIPEDYVEDPLRFPDL